The genome window AAAGGACCAATTTTTACATGGCACCTAACGAACAGCTATGGATCCAAATAAAATCCCAAAACTTCACCAAATTGACAGGCCTTTCCGATCAAAACCAGCTAAAAGAGCTTCCAACATAAATTAAAGAGAATCAACCACATCATGACCCTTAGACGTAGAATTAAGAAGAAATATGAACTAGGACAACCCAAGCCGTAGATGCAAGACATAACTGGTCTGGGAACGACCAAGCGGAAGAATGAATACCTAGGTCGCAGTCGGCCGGGTTGAGTTCGACGCGAACTGGGTTGGCGCCGGGTTGGAGAGGCCCGGAAGGCGGCTCCGGCCGGCTCCTTTTCGCGGCCGGTCCTTGGTCGGGCTCCGTCGACGGAAGGTGGTGCTTCGACGCCATGGGTAGAGCGGAGAGATGGACAGAGCAACGGCCTCCCATTATATATAGACTGCCAAGTCGGCTACTTCGGCAATTGGAAGTGGTTTAAATTAATGATTCTTGCGGACCATTCTAATTCTCGGACTTGGAGTAGGAGACGGGTGTTATGGATCCTGACCCGATCCGTGTACGATTGGAGATGGTTTAGCTTAATGATTCCCACAGAACATTCTAATTCTCGGACTTGGAGAAGGGGAACGGGCTTTACGGATCCTGATCCGATCCGTGTAACTAGGATCCGGAAGTTTCTTTTCGGATCCGATGAAGTCTGGATCCGCTTTAGTGTAAATCCACACACTTATGCGAACAGTGGGGCTCATAGGGTCTTCTCCGCGAGAACGCCGCATACTGGTGGCGCGCTTCCGCCTCTTCCCTCGCCTGCCAGCTTGCTGCTATATCCACGCTGGCCGGCGGCTTCTACGCTGAAtctgcctctccttctcttcttctggcTTATCGGAAGAAGGTAGGCTAGAAGGTGACTGTACTTGCTAACCTGCTTTGGTTCTTTTGGATTTCTCGTTTCCATGGGGAGTTACCCCTATTTAGTGGAAGACctgagctttggttgatttgcaTGTTGGTA of Musa acuminata AAA Group cultivar baxijiao chromosome BXJ2-3, Cavendish_Baxijiao_AAA, whole genome shotgun sequence contains these proteins:
- the LOC135607589 gene encoding uncharacterized protein LOC135607589, whose product is MDPDPIRVRLEMGLLRENAAYWWRASASSLACQLAAISTLAGGFYAESASPSLLLAYRKKFELEETQSDEVQGINKVDCVMQHACQECGASFRKPAHMKQHMLSHCIEV